The following coding sequences lie in one uncultured Mailhella sp. genomic window:
- a CDS encoding type II asparaginase has protein sequence MKIRSLLLSVSLVVLMTGSAFGAELPKVTILATGGTIAGSASSSTQLTDYKAGDLTAQQLIDAVPSISTIAKVSAEQIANTASGNLTFEDWLKLAKRANELLATDDCDGIVVTHGTDTLEETAYFLNLVVKSDKPVVLVGAMRPATAISADGPLNLLNAVGVAGSEEARGKGVLVVMNGQINAAREVTKTNTLAVETFKTPDFGMLGYVIDYKPVFYRAPVRKHTKDTEFDVSKLTTLPRVDIAYQTLGGDVNMHKASVSSGAEGLIEAGSGCGSLSNVSRAILTEASKKGLIVVRSSRTGSGMVTPSSKDAEPGFLTADNLNPQKARVLLTLALTVTRDRNEIQRMFATY, from the coding sequence ATGAAGATCAGATCACTGCTGCTCAGTGTTTCCCTCGTCGTACTGATGACGGGCTCCGCCTTCGGTGCAGAGCTTCCCAAAGTCACCATTCTGGCCACCGGCGGCACCATTGCCGGTTCCGCATCGTCGAGCACCCAGCTGACGGACTACAAGGCCGGCGACCTCACGGCACAGCAGCTCATCGACGCCGTGCCCTCCATCTCCACCATCGCCAAGGTGTCGGCCGAACAGATCGCCAACACAGCAAGCGGCAATCTCACCTTTGAGGACTGGCTCAAACTCGCCAAGCGGGCGAATGAACTTCTCGCTACCGACGATTGCGACGGCATTGTGGTCACGCACGGCACGGACACGCTGGAGGAAACGGCGTACTTCCTGAATCTGGTGGTCAAGAGCGACAAGCCCGTGGTGCTCGTGGGCGCCATGCGTCCGGCCACGGCCATCAGCGCCGACGGTCCGCTGAATCTGCTCAACGCCGTGGGCGTGGCCGGTTCCGAAGAAGCCAGGGGCAAGGGCGTGCTCGTGGTCATGAACGGACAGATCAACGCCGCCCGCGAAGTGACGAAGACCAACACCCTCGCCGTGGAAACCTTCAAGACTCCGGACTTCGGCATGCTCGGCTATGTGATCGACTACAAGCCCGTGTTTTATCGCGCTCCCGTGCGCAAGCATACCAAGGATACGGAATTCGACGTTTCCAAGCTGACGACGCTGCCCCGCGTGGACATTGCCTATCAGACGCTCGGCGGCGACGTGAACATGCACAAGGCTTCCGTTTCTTCCGGCGCAGAGGGGCTTATTGAAGCCGGTTCCGGCTGCGGCAGCCTTTCCAACGTTTCCCGGGCCATTCTGACCGAAGCCTCCAAGAAGGGACTTATCGTCGTGCGCAGTTCCCGTACCGGCTCCGGCATGGTCACTCCGAGCAGCAAGGATGCGGAGCCCGGATTCCTCACGGCCGACAATCTGAATCCGCAAAAGGCCCGCGTGCTGCTCACTCTGGCCCTGACCGTGACCCGGGACCGCAACGAAATTCAGCGCATGTTCGCCACATATTGA
- a CDS encoding HU family DNA-binding protein, translating into MKESKNFWESETMTKAELVEKIYAKSGLETKVKSEAALDAVISAISECLASGDSITLMGFGSFKVVKRAPRTGRNPRTNEKIEIPACSVVKFLPGKALKDAIK; encoded by the coding sequence GTGAAAGAGTCAAAAAATTTTTGGGAGAGTGAAACCATGACGAAAGCTGAACTGGTCGAGAAGATCTACGCCAAAAGCGGACTTGAGACGAAAGTAAAATCGGAAGCAGCTCTGGACGCTGTGATTTCTGCCATCTCTGAGTGTCTTGCTTCTGGCGATTCCATCACCCTGATGGGCTTTGGCAGCTTCAAGGTTGTCAAGCGTGCACCTCGTACCGGCCGTAACCCTCGCACCAACGAGAAGATTGAAATCCCCGCCTGCTCCGTTGTGAAGTTCCTTCCCGGCAAGGCTCTTAAGGATGCTATCAAGTAA
- a CDS encoding SAM-dependent methyltransferase, whose amino-acid sequence MSSKPLIVYLAARGFEQDLLDELRLHSVRVLEVKERLVLAEGLFHSAWAQNIWLEPFFQPITSVGNAVRTLKSIQRNWKLHAVDFHRRAALIEQQLPPVKARPLVFGESAPASPLGSWTLWDHDTLLVSAACSSAFPDGEVRFEEDKVNPPSRAYLKLWETFTLLGDGPKSGELCLDLGSAPGGWTWVIATMGARVFSIDKSPIDPRVAAMKGVDHCLGSGFGLEPQTAGHVDWLFSDMACYPERLLGAVKAWIEADAAENFVCTLKLQGSTDHAVVQAFREIPGSQVMHLSCNKHELTWVNLGKVRKSTA is encoded by the coding sequence ATGTCAAGTAAGCCGCTCATCGTCTATCTGGCGGCGCGGGGCTTTGAACAGGATCTTCTGGACGAACTCAGGCTCCACAGCGTGCGCGTGCTCGAAGTGAAGGAACGGCTGGTGCTCGCCGAAGGCCTGTTCCATTCCGCCTGGGCCCAGAACATCTGGCTTGAGCCGTTCTTCCAGCCCATCACGTCCGTGGGCAACGCGGTGCGCACGCTCAAGTCCATCCAGCGCAACTGGAAGCTGCACGCCGTGGATTTTCACCGCCGCGCCGCGCTCATCGAGCAGCAGCTTCCTCCCGTGAAGGCGCGGCCGCTCGTCTTCGGCGAGAGCGCGCCCGCATCGCCCCTCGGCTCCTGGACGCTCTGGGATCACGACACGCTGCTTGTTTCCGCCGCGTGCAGTTCCGCGTTTCCCGACGGGGAAGTACGCTTCGAAGAAGACAAGGTCAATCCTCCGAGCCGGGCCTACCTCAAGCTGTGGGAAACCTTCACCCTGCTGGGCGACGGCCCGAAGAGCGGCGAACTCTGCCTCGATCTAGGCTCCGCGCCGGGCGGCTGGACATGGGTCATCGCCACCATGGGAGCACGCGTGTTCAGCATCGACAAGTCGCCCATTGATCCGCGCGTCGCGGCCATGAAGGGCGTCGATCACTGCCTCGGCAGCGGGTTCGGACTGGAACCGCAAACCGCGGGCCATGTGGACTGGCTTTTTTCCGACATGGCCTGCTATCCCGAACGGCTTCTCGGCGCGGTGAAGGCATGGATTGAAGCCGACGCCGCGGAGAATTTCGTGTGTACGCTCAAGCTTCAGGGAAGCACCGATCACGCTGTGGTGCAGGCGTTTCGGGAGATTCCGGGCTCGCAGGTCATGCATCTTTCGTGCAACAAGCACGAACTGACGTGGGTGAACCTCGGAAAGGTGCGGAAGAGCACCGCGTAG